In Paracholeplasma morum, the genomic stretch TAGATTTTCAGACGTACTATACTTCGCTACACCTATTCTAATGACCGGGTTAGCGGTTGGATTTGCCTTTAAGATGGGGTTATTTAATATTGGTGCTTCTGGACAATATACAATGGGGTTATTCTTCGCCATTTATGTTGGTTTCATGATAGATCTACCACCAAGCATTCACTGGATAGTCGCTCTACTTGCTGGTATCTTAGGTGGGGCTCTAATGGGAGCTATCCCAGGGATTCTTAAAGCATTCCTTAACGTTAATGAAGTTATTTCATCCATTATGCTTAACTATATTGGTATGTATTTAGTGGATATGTGGGTACAAGGCAACTCAAAAATGTACAATCCAATCATGACAAGAACGCGTTATTTACCAGATTCTGTCAAACTTCAAACACTTGGATTTGCTAACTCAAACTTAAATATTGGGTTAATAATCGCATTATTGGTAGCAATTACCTTATACATTATTATGCAATACACGACTTTTGGTTATGAACTTAAGGCGACTGGTTATAACAAGAATGCTAGCCAATATGCAGGGATTAACTATAAGAGAAACACAGTATTAACAATGATGATTGCTGGCGGACTAGCCGGACTTGGTGGTGCATTATTCATACTTTCACCAAGTGCAATTGCTGGTAGTTCAATGACTTATGAACCAATCAACGTTATTGCTGCAAACGGATTTAATGGTATTGCCGTTGCCTTACTGGGTAATTCACATCCAATAGGCATTATATTCTCATCCATCTTTGTTTCACACCTTCAAAGAGGGGGTACTTTAGCGAACTTAGTTGGCTTTAAAGTTGAAATCATTGATGTGGTAATCTCAGTGATTATTTACTTCTCAGCATTTGCCCTATTATTAAGTCAATTCATTGTTAAAAAATTGTCGGCAAAGAAAGAAGAAGTTGTTGAAAAAGCGCCTGTTAATACAAAGGAGGCTGAGTAATTATGGATACACTATATTACATCGTTCAAAACATGTTGCCAGTAGCTATTCCACTTTTACTTGTTGCTTTAGGTGGTATGTTTAGCGAACGCAGTGGTGTCATTAACATTGCCCTTGAGGGGATTATGTTGGTTGGCGCATTCATTGGTGCACTATTAATTAGAAGTCTTCAAACTTCTGGGATTAATCCACAATTATTATTACTAGTCGCAATGATTATTGCGGGGCTTGGCGGTATTATATATTCAATGTTGTTATCATACGCTGCAGTGAACATGAAAGCGAACCAAACGATTACAGGGACATCGATGAATATGTTGATTCCTGCAATCATATTGCTTTTCTCAAAAATGAAGTTTAACTCAGATGGTGTAACAACC encodes the following:
- a CDS encoding ABC transporter permease; protein product: MDIKKIKFEPKKWLISVMGSGFGGALLAILVGLLFGLVVMLFANPADAFYGFTEMIFGGFTRFSDVLYFATPILMTGLAVGFAFKMGLFNIGASGQYTMGLFFAIYVGFMIDLPPSIHWIVALLAGILGGALMGAIPGILKAFLNVNEVISSIMLNYIGMYLVDMWVQGNSKMYNPIMTRTRYLPDSVKLQTLGFANSNLNIGLIIALLVAITLYIIMQYTTFGYELKATGYNKNASQYAGINYKRNTVLTMMIAGGLAGLGGALFILSPSAIAGSSMTYEPINVIAANGFNGIAVALLGNSHPIGIIFSSIFVSHLQRGGTLANLVGFKVEIIDVVISVIIYFSAFALLLSQFIVKKLSAKKEEVVEKAPVNTKEAE